The Aminithiophilus ramosus genome contains a region encoding:
- the mch gene encoding methenyltetrahydromethanopterin cyclohydrolase has translation MNSLNEGSATVVETMIADAERLGLGVHRLECGTTWIDCGIEVSGSFEAGRLYALACLGGEGDLAFSEFDLQGSPWPALSLTLSSPLKSCMGCQYAGWEVKYASEGKSRRALGSGPARMLGSSEALLDRLNLRERSSRAVLALETRKKPGDELALAVAERCSVVPEELFLLAAPTASLVGSVQIAARIVETGIHKMIEEGLPVGGLLSAWGRCPLPPVAADDLTAMGRTNDAVLYGGTAWYAFGGDDALLASLFDRLVSASSGDYGRPFLEIFQAGGGDFYKIDPALFSPAEVFVNSVATGRTFHAGRRRDDLLARSWLG, from the coding sequence ATGAACAGCCTCAATGAGGGAAGCGCCACCGTCGTCGAGACGATGATCGCCGACGCCGAGCGCCTCGGCCTCGGCGTCCATCGCCTGGAGTGCGGGACGACCTGGATCGACTGTGGGATCGAGGTTTCCGGCTCCTTCGAGGCCGGCCGTCTTTACGCCCTGGCCTGCCTGGGCGGCGAGGGGGATCTGGCTTTTTCCGAATTCGATCTTCAGGGGAGCCCCTGGCCCGCCCTCTCCCTGACCCTTTCCTCGCCCCTGAAGAGCTGCATGGGCTGCCAGTACGCCGGGTGGGAGGTGAAATACGCCTCCGAGGGAAAAAGCCGCAGGGCCCTGGGCTCGGGGCCGGCCCGCATGCTCGGTTCCTCCGAGGCCCTTCTCGACCGTCTGAATCTTCGGGAGCGCTCGTCTCGAGCCGTCCTGGCCCTGGAAACGAGGAAAAAGCCGGGCGACGAGCTGGCCCTCGCCGTGGCCGAGCGCTGTTCCGTCGTGCCCGAGGAGCTCTTCCTCCTCGCGGCGCCCACGGCCAGTCTCGTCGGCTCCGTCCAGATCGCCGCCCGCATCGTCGAGACGGGGATTCACAAGATGATCGAAGAGGGGCTTCCCGTCGGGGGCCTTCTCTCGGCCTGGGGGCGCTGTCCCCTCCCTCCCGTCGCCGCCGACGACCTGACGGCCATGGGGCGGACGAACGACGCCGTCCTCTACGGCGGAACGGCCTGGTACGCCTTCGGCGGCGACGACGCCCTCCTTGCGTCCCTCTTCGATCGCCTCGTCTCGGCCTCGTCGGGCGACTACGGCCGCCCCTTCCTGGAGATCTTCCAGGCCGGCGGCGGCGATTTCTACAAGATCGATCCCGCCCTCTTCAGCCCCGCCGAAGTCTTCGTCAACAGCGTCGCCACGGGGCGGACCTTCCATGCCGGACGGCGCCGGGACGATCTGCTGGCCCGGTCATGGCTCGGCTGA
- a CDS encoding formylmethanofuran dehydrogenase subunit C, with translation MTLLRPRRPLDLPVEAEILVPERFRGVDRASAMRFPVAWGRRSLPLGELFEIDVEEGGEALILDGDFSRVKKIGRGMKEGLLVVRGDGGMHLGSALSGGTIRVEGDVDAWAGAMMSGGTLEIGGSAGPHLAGAYPGEGRGMTGGVVLLRGDASLRTGERMRRGLVAVGGGTGDFTALEALAGTVVVFGRLGIRAGAGSKRGTVVALGGMEGDVLPTYRRGALYRPLFLLPLLRFLAERGFPVTEAHRTGMYRRWTGDVTRLGKGELLIHEQPQ, from the coding sequence ATGACCCTCCTCCGTCCGCGACGTCCCCTCGATCTTCCCGTCGAGGCCGAGATTCTCGTCCCGGAGCGTTTCCGCGGCGTCGACAGGGCCTCGGCGATGCGGTTCCCCGTCGCCTGGGGACGAAGGAGTCTGCCTCTGGGCGAGCTTTTCGAAATAGACGTGGAAGAGGGGGGCGAGGCCCTCATCCTCGACGGCGATTTTTCCAGGGTGAAGAAGATAGGTAGGGGAATGAAGGAGGGCCTTCTCGTCGTCAGGGGCGATGGCGGCATGCACCTCGGATCGGCCCTGTCGGGAGGGACGATCCGCGTCGAGGGCGACGTCGACGCCTGGGCGGGGGCCATGATGTCGGGAGGGACGCTCGAAATCGGCGGATCGGCCGGCCCCCATCTGGCCGGCGCCTACCCCGGAGAGGGGAGGGGGATGACGGGAGGCGTCGTCCTCCTCCGCGGCGATGCCTCTCTCCGCACGGGAGAGAGGATGAGGCGGGGTCTCGTCGCCGTCGGCGGCGGAACGGGCGATTTCACGGCCCTGGAGGCCCTGGCCGGCACCGTCGTCGTCTTCGGAAGGCTCGGGATCAGGGCCGGAGCGGGATCGAAGAGGGGGACCGTCGTCGCCCTGGGAGGCATGGAGGGCGACGTCCTGCCCACCTATCGACGAGGGGCCCTCTACCGTCCTCTCTTCCTCCTTCCCCTGCTGCGTTTTCTGGCCGAAAGGGGATTTCCCGTGACGGAGGCCCACCGCACCGGTATGTACCGTCGCTGGACGGGTGACGTGACCCGTCTGGGAAAGGGGGAACTTCTCATCCATGAACAGCCTCAATGA
- the fhcD gene encoding formylmethanofuran--tetrahydromethanopterin N-formyltransferase: protein MRFRGVEIEGTYAEAFKMWGARLLITAESSRWARIAAVAASGFALSVIGCGCEAGIEEELAPEKTPDGRPGATVLLFASSRKDLEKQLLLRVGQGVMTCATTACFDGLDEGEESLVVGGKLRYFGDGFQGSKVIGGRRLWRIPVMDGEFLVEDRFSIRRGVGGGNFLILASSLEAGLASAEAAAEAMRKVKGTILPFPGGIVRSGSKVGSRYKFLSASTNSPYCPGLVSLVETSLPEGVNAVYELVIDGLDERSVAKAMAVGLEAAALPGVVALSAGNYGGGLGPFHFHLQEILSGKVGDLS from the coding sequence ATGCGTTTTCGCGGCGTTGAAATCGAAGGGACCTATGCCGAGGCCTTCAAGATGTGGGGAGCCCGCCTGCTGATCACGGCGGAGAGCTCCCGGTGGGCCCGGATCGCCGCCGTGGCGGCCTCGGGCTTTGCCCTCTCCGTCATCGGCTGTGGCTGCGAGGCCGGCATCGAGGAGGAACTTGCCCCGGAAAAGACGCCCGACGGAAGGCCGGGAGCGACGGTCCTCCTTTTCGCCTCGTCGCGGAAGGACCTGGAGAAGCAGCTTCTTCTGCGCGTTGGCCAGGGCGTCATGACCTGCGCCACGACGGCCTGCTTCGACGGCCTCGACGAGGGGGAGGAGAGCCTTGTCGTGGGCGGCAAGCTCCGCTACTTCGGCGACGGTTTCCAGGGGAGCAAGGTCATCGGCGGCCGGCGCCTCTGGCGTATTCCCGTCATGGACGGCGAATTCCTCGTCGAGGACCGTTTCTCCATCAGGCGCGGCGTCGGCGGCGGCAACTTCCTCATCCTGGCCTCGAGCCTGGAGGCGGGGCTGGCCTCGGCCGAGGCGGCGGCCGAGGCCATGAGGAAGGTGAAGGGGACCATCCTTCCCTTCCCCGGAGGGATCGTCCGCAGCGGGAGCAAGGTGGGATCGCGCTACAAATTTCTCTCGGCCTCGACGAACAGCCCCTACTGTCCCGGCCTGGTCTCGCTCGTCGAGACCTCCCTCCCCGAGGGGGTGAACGCCGTCTACGAGCTGGTCATCGACGGCCTCGACGAAAGGTCCGTCGCGAAGGCCATGGCCGTCGGGCTCGAGGCGGCGGCCCTGCCCGGCGTCGTCGCCCTGTCGGCCGGGAACTACGGCGGCGGTCTCGGCCCCTTCCACTTTCATCTTCAGGAGATCCTTTCGGGAAAGGTCGGTGACCTCTCATGA
- a CDS encoding beta-ribofuranosylaminobenzene 5'-phosphate synthase family protein, giving the protein MTLCVRTGSRLHLGFLDLQGGTGRRFGSLGVAIDRPETVLEASFGERWLYEGPEVFRSKVESAGRLLFGDLPPVEIRLLRVPRAHVGLGSGTQVVLAAAAALAELAGIDGDIRFLASRLDRGRRSAVGVEAFAAGGLILDGGLLPGEAGPPPLLVRRFLPERWRFLLALVPGAAGLSGRAEERALAQLPPPDPSSAGELCRLVVMALLPALEKRDGKAFGAALTEIQRLVGRSFAPVQGGIYASPTAEALLRALSEEGALGVGQSSWGPTVFGFFDDPVEAEAAGEALLRRPEAEGSELILASPLNEGARVVRCPLREEVGDAFSRR; this is encoded by the coding sequence GTGACGCTTTGCGTCAGAACCGGTTCTCGGCTCCATCTGGGATTTCTCGACCTGCAGGGAGGGACGGGGCGCCGTTTCGGCAGCCTGGGCGTGGCCATCGACAGGCCGGAGACGGTCCTCGAGGCCTCTTTCGGCGAACGATGGCTCTACGAGGGGCCTGAGGTCTTCCGATCCAAGGTCGAGAGTGCCGGACGGCTTCTTTTCGGCGATCTTCCTCCCGTCGAAATCCGTCTCCTTCGGGTCCCCAGGGCCCATGTGGGCCTCGGGTCGGGGACGCAGGTCGTCCTGGCCGCGGCGGCGGCCCTGGCCGAGCTGGCGGGAATCGACGGGGATATCCGGTTCCTCGCGTCCCGTCTCGATCGGGGGAGACGGTCGGCCGTGGGCGTCGAAGCCTTCGCCGCAGGAGGCCTGATCCTCGACGGAGGCCTCCTGCCGGGAGAGGCGGGGCCGCCGCCTCTTTTGGTGAGACGCTTTCTCCCCGAGCGGTGGCGTTTCCTCCTGGCCCTCGTCCCCGGCGCGGCCGGCCTTTCGGGGCGCGCCGAAGAGCGGGCCCTGGCCCAGCTTCCGCCGCCCGACCCCTCTTCGGCGGGAGAGCTCTGTCGCCTCGTCGTCATGGCCCTCCTTCCGGCCCTGGAAAAAAGGGACGGAAAGGCCTTCGGCGCCGCTCTGACGGAGATTCAGCGCCTCGTGGGACGCTCCTTCGCCCCGGTCCAGGGAGGGATCTATGCCTCGCCCACCGCCGAGGCCCTCCTTCGGGCCCTTTCGGAAGAGGGAGCCCTCGGCGTGGGCCAGAGCTCTTGGGGGCCGACGGTCTTCGGCTTCTTCGACGACCCCGTCGAGGCCGAGGCGGCAGGCGAGGCCCTGCTTCGCCGTCCCGAGGCGGAGGGCTCGGAGCTGATTCTGGCCTCTCCCCTGAACGAGGGGGCCCGGGTCGTGCGTTGTCCGCTGCGAGAGGAGGTAGGCGATGCGTTTTCGCGGCGTTGA
- a CDS encoding DUF447 domain-containing protein, with translation MIVEVILSTVDDDGLVHFAPMGLLWGDSFVEIAPYRSSRTFFNLVAGRGALANVTDDISLFVACALDEEARRDRPHRRASLVPGGIVEGVCSYRELRIVEVSDEGERGRFRCAVVGVGRERDFIGFNRSASALLELAVAATRRKWLTRAVWFPLLERARLMTAKTGGEREREALARLERFFEEG, from the coding sequence ATGATCGTCGAGGTGATCCTCTCCACCGTCGACGACGACGGCCTGGTCCATTTCGCCCCCATGGGGCTCCTCTGGGGGGACTCCTTCGTGGAGATCGCTCCCTACAGGAGCAGTCGCACCTTCTTCAATCTCGTCGCGGGCCGGGGGGCCCTGGCCAACGTCACCGACGACATCTCTCTTTTCGTGGCCTGCGCCCTCGACGAAGAAGCCAGAAGGGACAGGCCTCACCGTCGCGCCTCTCTCGTTCCCGGAGGCATCGTCGAGGGCGTCTGCTCCTACCGGGAGCTCCGCATCGTCGAAGTCTCCGATGAGGGAGAACGGGGCCGTTTCCGCTGCGCCGTCGTCGGCGTTGGAAGGGAGAGGGATTTTATCGGCTTCAACCGGAGCGCCTCGGCCCTTCTCGAGCTTGCCGTGGCGGCGACGCGCCGGAAATGGTTGACCCGTGCGGTGTGGTTCCCTCTCCTGGAGAGGGCTCGGCTGATGACGGCCAAAACGGGAGGGGAGCGGGAGAGGGAGGCCCTGGCCCGGCTGGAACGGTTTTTCGAGGAGGGATGA
- a CDS encoding DUF6513 domain-containing protein gives MRRRVLFVTGTLAAPSLEALLPRLEGIEGRVAVLPITVAALMTASWVDRHLEPREDCDEILLPGLLRGDLEPLERRLGLPVRRGPKDLKDLPRFFGGEEEPVDYEGYSLKIVAEIVEAWRLCPPERLEAARAFRAAGADIIDLGGPPGGPFPAVADAVRSLKAEGFAVSVDSLHGPTLEEAARAGADLLLSVNGETLPLAQGWSCPVVVIPDGDGDLDSLYRNLDVALERKMKVVADPLLSPLLFGFARSLAGYVEVRRRYPQVPMLMGGGNVTELVEADSVGINALLAGVAEELSIDYLLTTEVVSWTAGTVRELDRARKMMHWAGKRRRLAKHMRGDLVVAKELPFDGYGEKELRSLAAKVRDVNFRIFVADGKIVVFNGERFVCAEDPAEIFGRLGVVDASHAFYLGRELERAHTAALLGKKYVQESPLRFGYRGERR, from the coding sequence ATGAGGCGGCGTGTCCTCTTCGTCACGGGCACTCTGGCCGCCCCCTCCCTGGAGGCCCTTCTGCCCCGCCTCGAAGGGATCGAGGGACGGGTGGCCGTCCTTCCCATCACCGTCGCCGCCCTCATGACGGCCTCCTGGGTCGACCGTCATCTCGAGCCTCGGGAGGACTGCGACGAGATCCTTCTCCCCGGCCTCCTGAGGGGCGATCTGGAGCCCCTGGAGAGGCGCCTGGGGCTCCCCGTCCGGCGGGGTCCGAAGGATCTCAAGGATCTGCCCCGTTTCTTCGGCGGCGAGGAGGAGCCCGTCGACTACGAGGGGTACAGCCTGAAGATCGTCGCCGAGATCGTCGAGGCCTGGCGCCTCTGCCCGCCGGAGCGCCTCGAGGCGGCCCGGGCCTTTCGGGCCGCCGGAGCCGACATCATCGATCTGGGCGGCCCTCCGGGCGGTCCCTTTCCCGCCGTGGCCGATGCCGTCCGTTCCCTCAAGGCCGAGGGCTTTGCCGTGAGCGTCGACTCTCTCCACGGACCGACCCTGGAGGAGGCGGCCCGGGCCGGCGCCGACCTGCTCCTGAGCGTCAACGGCGAGACCCTTCCTCTGGCGCAGGGCTGGTCCTGTCCCGTCGTCGTCATTCCCGACGGCGACGGGGACCTGGACAGTCTCTACCGCAACCTCGACGTGGCTCTGGAGCGAAAGATGAAGGTTGTGGCCGATCCCCTCCTTTCGCCCCTCCTTTTCGGATTCGCCCGGTCCCTGGCGGGCTACGTCGAGGTCCGGCGCCGCTACCCCCAGGTGCCGATGCTCATGGGAGGCGGCAACGTGACGGAGCTCGTCGAGGCCGACAGCGTGGGCATCAACGCCCTTCTGGCCGGAGTGGCCGAGGAGCTGTCCATCGACTACCTCCTGACGACGGAAGTCGTCTCCTGGACGGCCGGGACGGTGCGGGAGCTGGACCGTGCGCGGAAGATGATGCACTGGGCCGGAAAGAGGCGGAGGCTGGCCAAACACATGAGAGGCGATCTCGTCGTCGCCAAGGAACTTCCCTTCGACGGCTACGGCGAAAAGGAGCTGCGGAGCCTGGCCGCCAAGGTGCGGGACGTCAACTTCCGCATCTTCGTCGCCGACGGGAAGATCGTCGTCTTCAACGGCGAGCGCTTCGTCTGCGCCGAAGATCCGGCCGAGATTTTCGGCCGCCTCGGCGTCGTCGACGCCTCCCACGCCTTCTACCTGGGCCGGGAGCTCGAGCGGGCCCACACGGCCGCCCTCCTGGGCAAGAAATATGTCCAGGAGAGTCCCCTTCGCTTCGGCTACAGAGGCGAGAGGCGATGA
- a CDS encoding flavoprotein, which yields MSSLAWCLTGAGHWLSQSLDLALARNDVDFFLSRAAEEVLALYGLEGRLARRPLFLDRQASSPLSGRLARGDYGSLVVAPATSNSVAKFVLGLSDSLVTTLFAQAGKSRVPVAVLPTDTAPEMESVDPKGQTVVVRPRPLDLAYVERLAAFPGVTVLTSPETLAIWLERR from the coding sequence ATGAGTTCCCTCGCCTGGTGTCTCACGGGAGCCGGCCACTGGCTCTCGCAATCCCTCGATCTGGCGCTGGCCCGGAACGACGTCGATTTCTTCCTCTCCCGGGCCGCCGAGGAGGTCCTTGCCCTCTACGGCCTCGAGGGGCGTCTGGCCCGTCGTCCCCTCTTCCTCGACCGTCAGGCCTCGTCGCCTCTGTCGGGCCGTCTGGCCCGGGGGGATTACGGCAGTCTCGTCGTCGCTCCGGCCACGTCCAACTCGGTGGCCAAGTTCGTGCTGGGCCTGTCCGATTCCCTGGTGACGACGCTCTTCGCCCAGGCCGGCAAGTCCCGCGTTCCCGTGGCCGTCCTCCCCACCGATACCGCTCCCGAGATGGAGTCCGTCGACCCCAAGGGGCAGACCGTCGTCGTCCGCCCCAGACCTCTCGATCTCGCCTACGTCGAGCGTCTGGCCGCCTTCCCCGGCGTGACGGTCCTGACCTCCCCCGAGACTCTGGCCATCTGGCTGGAGAGGCGATGA
- the mptA gene encoding GTP cyclohydrolase MptA, translating to MREKGRERVFLSLGANLGDRQGNILQALQFLSARAVVKKVSSFYETDPVGYDDQPRFLNAVCEVETDLEPSGLLAFLLAIEKRMGRLRPFRNAPRPIDIDLLLYGDRLIDEADLVVPHPRMAERGFVLIPLAEIAPEVVHPLLDRSVASLARSVGEKGVDRVERGLRFRLDRDVQQESPRIAASLTRVGVTNLERVIRVTDGGRPTLFEATLDLFADLGPERSGVHMSRFSDVLEELAEAFSSEASPDFESFAERLAEAIAASQGARYAQVRLRARYPLERMTPISGRKVEELATFIGIAASDGTRTRRLVGVEVDGLTVCPCAQAIVRGYERQLLLDEGFSEEEADRILDLLPIASHNQRGRGTLMIGADEKVRAEHLVSIVEASMSSEVYELLKRPDEFFVVNKAHRNPRFVEDVVREMLSNVGLVYGDLPDGAFVLARQENLESIHRHNAYAERQGTLGEIRRELNEGIETSHHTSLEEWLRGDRSS from the coding sequence GTGCGAGAGAAGGGCCGCGAACGCGTCTTCCTGAGCCTCGGCGCCAACCTGGGCGACCGCCAGGGCAACATCCTCCAGGCCCTCCAGTTTCTGAGCGCCCGGGCCGTGGTGAAGAAGGTCTCTTCCTTCTATGAGACCGATCCCGTGGGCTATGACGATCAGCCTCGCTTCCTCAACGCCGTCTGCGAAGTGGAGACCGATCTCGAGCCCTCTGGCCTTCTGGCCTTCCTTCTGGCCATAGAGAAGCGCATGGGCCGCCTCCGTCCCTTCCGGAACGCCCCGAGGCCTATCGACATCGATCTTCTCCTTTACGGAGACCGCCTCATCGACGAGGCCGACCTCGTCGTTCCCCACCCCCGCATGGCCGAGAGGGGGTTCGTCCTCATCCCTCTGGCCGAGATCGCTCCCGAGGTGGTCCACCCCCTTCTGGACCGGTCCGTCGCCTCTTTGGCCCGGTCCGTCGGCGAGAAAGGCGTCGATCGCGTCGAGCGCGGCCTCCGCTTCCGCCTCGACCGCGACGTTCAGCAGGAATCTCCCCGCATCGCCGCGAGCCTGACCCGCGTCGGCGTCACCAATCTGGAGCGGGTGATCCGCGTCACCGACGGAGGGAGGCCGACGCTCTTCGAGGCCACGTTGGATCTCTTCGCCGATCTGGGGCCGGAGCGTTCGGGCGTCCACATGTCGCGCTTTTCCGATGTCCTCGAGGAGCTGGCCGAGGCCTTCTCCTCGGAGGCCTCGCCCGATTTCGAGTCCTTCGCCGAACGTCTCGCCGAGGCGATCGCCGCCTCTCAGGGGGCCCGCTACGCCCAGGTACGCCTTCGGGCCCGCTATCCCCTGGAGCGGATGACGCCCATTTCGGGGAGGAAGGTGGAGGAGCTCGCCACCTTCATCGGCATCGCCGCCAGCGACGGAACGAGGACCCGCCGTCTCGTCGGCGTCGAAGTGGACGGGCTCACCGTCTGTCCCTGCGCCCAGGCGATCGTCAGGGGTTACGAGCGTCAGCTTCTCCTCGACGAGGGATTCAGCGAAGAGGAGGCCGACAGGATTCTCGACCTTCTCCCCATCGCCTCCCACAACCAGAGGGGGCGGGGGACGCTCATGATCGGAGCCGACGAAAAAGTCAGGGCCGAACATCTCGTCTCCATCGTCGAGGCCTCGATGAGCTCCGAGGTCTACGAGCTGCTCAAGCGTCCCGACGAGTTCTTCGTCGTCAACAAGGCCCACCGCAACCCGCGCTTCGTCGAGGACGTCGTCAGGGAGATGCTGAGCAACGTCGGTCTCGTCTACGGCGACCTCCCCGACGGCGCCTTCGTCCTGGCCCGCCAGGAGAATCTCGAGAGCATCCACCGCCACAACGCCTATGCCGAGCGCCAGGGGACGCTGGGCGAGATCCGCCGAGAGCTGAACGAGGGGATCGAGACGTCCCACCACACCTCGCTGGAGGAGTGGCTCCGGGGGGACCGATCGTCATGA